A section of the Trichormus variabilis 0441 genome encodes:
- a CDS encoding NHL repeat-containing protein, with amino-acid sequence MNAQLKCLQSAYYYQEPSQSTKGRYRIIEVQPHATGLRLPSHMAVMENGTVLVGEFAGGVVRDVTEAGDYSHVDKGTFFKGMQHPGGIHQLSNGRVIAADSGTGRIYDISKGGTASESNLIFTGVPHPYGIIEYQGGIYTTFSNNSMAGIAKIQEGEKYVREKHTYVTGFPVVLTLEPYRTLVGCGGSWTGSGFGNRLLFSHSALGAVFDVTNGGVYEELRDNLYAWGLDRPLGMTTDPIDGHVYICERGAGVIKRIHPNGGYSRFAEPLLAGFRDCSCIRFTKDGKFAYICDRAVGTVYRAELLYY; translated from the coding sequence ATGAATGCTCAATTGAAATGCCTTCAATCAGCTTACTACTATCAAGAGCCAAGCCAATCTACAAAAGGACGCTATCGCATTATTGAGGTTCAACCTCACGCTACAGGTCTGCGTCTTCCAAGCCATATGGCTGTTATGGAGAATGGCACAGTGCTTGTCGGCGAGTTTGCTGGCGGTGTAGTACGTGATGTGACTGAAGCAGGTGACTACAGCCATGTCGATAAGGGAACTTTTTTTAAAGGGATGCAACATCCTGGAGGCATCCATCAACTCAGTAATGGTCGTGTTATTGCAGCTGATTCTGGTACAGGAAGAATCTACGACATTAGTAAAGGTGGTACTGCGTCTGAAAGTAATTTAATTTTTACAGGAGTTCCTCATCCTTATGGGATTATAGAATACCAAGGTGGTATCTACACTACATTTTCAAACAATTCAATGGCTGGTATTGCAAAAATTCAAGAGGGAGAAAAATACGTCAGAGAGAAGCATACCTACGTAACTGGTTTTCCTGTAGTTCTTACTCTAGAGCCTTATCGAACCCTTGTTGGTTGTGGCGGTAGTTGGACTGGTTCAGGCTTTGGAAATAGACTTTTATTCTCGCATTCGGCTCTCGGCGCAGTTTTTGATGTGACAAATGGAGGTGTTTATGAAGAATTACGTGATAATTTATACGCTTGGGGTTTAGATCGTCCTCTTGGTATGACTACAGACCCTATTGATGGACACGTTTATATTTGTGAGCGTGGAGCAGGAGTTATCAAACGTATTCATCCTAACGGCGGATATTCCCGTTTTGCTGAACCATTGCTCGCTGGTTTCAGAGATTGTAGTTGTATTCGTTTCACTAAAGATGGGAAGTTTGCCTATATCTGTGACCGAGCGGTAGGAACAGTTTATAGGGCTGAACTGCTTTACTACTAA